One Bacteroidota bacterium DNA window includes the following coding sequences:
- a CDS encoding rhodanese-like domain-containing protein: MKKLNLFLLIVMAFSLFIMGCKDDAVTPPPPPPPVNEFQVLAEYLEGAGGDYLNVAAPVLIDAIDVYNGLDSIGMSQTVVDLRTAGDFTAKRMKWAKNTTLANLRKYVDSLNVLTAKPAKIVLVCYSGQTSQYGASLMRLLGHTNVTSMKYGMSAWDSSLAHNYWWTKRSNARAGQFVTDSVAKAPIGATPVLNTGKATGRDILIARVDTLLQRGFTEATISEATAFGNPSGYYIANYWTMADYTTLGHIPGAKQYTPKVDLKLATNLKTLPANQPVVIYCWTGQTSAAVASVLRILGYDAKSLLYGSNSMIYDVLLGAAKTTFKRTDIKDLPTISG, from the coding sequence ATGAAAAAACTAAACTTATTTTTGCTTATCGTTATGGCGTTCTCATTATTTATAATGGGATGTAAAGATGATGCAGTTACACCACCCCCTCCACCCCCTCCAGTTAACGAGTTTCAAGTATTAGCTGAATACTTAGAAGGTGCCGGAGGCGATTATCTGAACGTTGCCGCACCAGTTCTTATAGATGCCATCGATGTTTATAACGGTCTCGACTCAATCGGCATGTCTCAAACGGTAGTTGATTTACGCACAGCGGGCGATTTCACTGCGAAACGTATGAAATGGGCAAAAAACACTACATTAGCCAACTTAAGAAAATATGTTGACTCATTGAATGTTCTTACAGCAAAGCCGGCAAAAATTGTTCTCGTTTGTTACTCAGGACAAACCTCACAGTATGGTGCTTCGCTAATGAGATTATTAGGACACACAAATGTTACTTCAATGAAGTACGGCATGAGTGCATGGGATTCAAGTTTAGCACACAATTACTGGTGGACAAAACGTAGTAATGCACGTGCTGGCCAATTTGTAACAGACTCAGTTGCAAAAGCTCCAATTGGAGCTACGCCTGTTTTGAATACCGGAAAAGCTACAGGGCGTGATATACTTATAGCACGTGTCGATACTCTGTTACAACGAGGATTTACTGAAGCCACTATTTCAGAAGCAACTGCTTTCGGTAATCCAAGTGGCTATTATATTGCGAACTATTGGACGATGGCAGATTATACAACTTTAGGACATATTCCAGGGGCAAAACAATATACACCAAAAGTAGACTTAAAATTAGCAACTAATTTAAAAACTCTCCCAGCTAATCAACCTGTGGTAATATATTGTTGGACAGGTCAAACGAGTGCCGCAGTTGCTTCTGTCCTAAGAATATTAGGGTACGATGCAAAATCACTGTTATATGGAAGCAACAGCATGATATACGATGTTTTATTGGGCGCTGCAAAAACCACTTTTAAAAGAACTGATATCAAAGATTTACCAACAATTTCAGGATAA
- a CDS encoding pitrilysin family protein, whose amino-acid sequence MNKIYLKSVVCFLLIFIFIGSTSAQLDRSVEPQSGPSFKMSIPKIERVTLDNGLRILVVEHRELPVVQIQLVVRSGADADIPEKAGVASLTADMIDEGTKTKTSLQIADELDFIGASAATSANYDASIGSLLTLKEHLSKAMTIFSDIILNPNFSENEFDRLKSELLTDLLSQKVRPDIIASNIFNAKVFGSQHPYSQSVDGSEETVKDINLNDLKEYYNKFYAPNNASVIIVGDITKTEAVAVVKQFFGNWKKKKIPPPKLFNPPISTENKIYLVNKDKAPQSQIRIGNIGIERRSPDFYAVNILNQILGASNGRLFLNLREAKGYTYGAYANFAMRKSAGPFVAYAGVKTEVTDSALIEFLKEINRIRDELVTDSEFELYKTAVIQRLPRIFETPAQIAGQLMALELFNLPDDFFSTLVENYKAITPIDIQSAAQKYLHPQNLTVVVVGDEKNIREKIEKLGFGKIILCDETGNEL is encoded by the coding sequence ATGAATAAAATATATTTAAAATCAGTTGTCTGTTTTCTATTAATATTTATATTTATTGGATCTACATCCGCACAACTCGACCGCTCTGTCGAACCACAATCCGGTCCCTCATTTAAGATGTCGATTCCGAAAATCGAGAGGGTAACGCTCGATAATGGATTACGCATTTTGGTAGTCGAACATCGCGAATTACCTGTAGTTCAAATTCAGCTTGTTGTCCGTTCTGGCGCCGATGCTGATATTCCAGAAAAAGCTGGCGTTGCAAGTTTAACTGCCGATATGATTGATGAAGGGACAAAAACCAAAACATCTCTTCAAATTGCAGATGAATTGGATTTTATAGGGGCATCTGCTGCAACATCGGCAAACTACGATGCGAGTATCGGCAGTTTGTTAACTCTCAAAGAACATCTCTCCAAAGCGATGACAATATTTTCGGATATTATCTTGAATCCAAATTTTTCCGAAAACGAATTCGACAGATTGAAAAGCGAGTTGCTCACAGATTTACTATCCCAGAAAGTTCGTCCGGATATTATAGCCAGTAATATTTTCAATGCAAAAGTATTTGGTTCGCAACATCCATACAGTCAATCAGTTGATGGCTCCGAAGAAACCGTAAAAGATATTAATCTCAACGATTTGAAAGAGTATTACAATAAATTTTACGCACCAAATAATGCTTCTGTGATCATCGTTGGGGACATTACTAAAACTGAAGCAGTTGCAGTTGTGAAACAATTTTTCGGTAACTGGAAAAAAAAGAAAATTCCACCTCCCAAATTATTTAATCCCCCAATATCAACTGAAAATAAGATTTATTTGGTCAATAAAGATAAAGCCCCGCAATCGCAGATAAGGATTGGCAACATTGGGATTGAACGCCGCTCACCCGATTTTTATGCAGTAAACATTTTAAATCAGATATTAGGTGCATCGAACGGAAGACTGTTCTTGAATTTAAGAGAAGCTAAAGGTTATACCTACGGCGCCTATGCGAATTTTGCGATGCGTAAGTCGGCGGGACCGTTCGTTGCTTATGCAGGTGTGAAAACTGAAGTTACAGATAGTGCGTTAATTGAATTCTTAAAAGAAATCAATCGTATCAGAGATGAACTTGTTACCGATTCTGAATTCGAGTTATACAAAACCGCAGTTATACAACGCTTGCCTCGCATCTTTGAAACACCGGCACAGATTGCGGGTCAATTAATGGCTTTGGAATTATTTAATCTGCCCGATGATTTTTTCTCAACATTAGTCGAAAATTATAAAGCTATCACTCCGATAGACATACAGAGCGCTGCCCAAAAATATTTGCATCCCCAAAATTTAACAGTCGTCGTTGTAGGGGATGAAAAAAACATAAGAGAAAAAATTGAGAAGTTAGGTTTCGGTAAAATAATTTTGTGCGACGAAACCGGTAATGAACTATAA
- a CDS encoding pitrilysin family protein: MKFILFSLLFLIFTNSFLGISQVNIKFEKYILPNGLQVILHQDNSVPLISTNIWYHVGSAREKLGKTGFAHLFEHLMYEGSENVPDGRYDEVVDGSGGLNNGSTSNDRTNYWTLIPKNYLEPVLWLESDRMGFLLGAITQDRLDIQRAVVKNERWQNYENQPYGMANVKLIPKLYPPDAPYHWLTIGSQEDLDAASLDDVKNFFKQYYGPNNASLCIGGDIDINETKKLVEKYFGDIPPVPVVPKATPIVHNLSDAKRLLLEDKVELPRLYIYWLSTPNFADDDAALDLLGQILAESKNARLYKSLVYEKQIAQEVYAFQYGQELSGYFGIVVTGKPDQTLKQLETEVTAELEKIIREGISDRELQRVKNSTRASFIYRLQQVGGFGSKTDQLNNYNVFLGDPGNFNFDLERYQKVTKEDIKNVAAKYLQNKGRVILSVVPTGKLEFQAGE, translated from the coding sequence ATGAAATTTATTCTCTTTTCTTTATTATTTCTTATTTTTACAAATTCTTTTTTAGGAATTTCCCAAGTAAATATTAAATTCGAAAAATATATTCTTCCGAACGGTTTACAAGTTATCCTGCATCAAGATAACTCAGTTCCTTTAATTTCGACAAATATTTGGTATCATGTCGGCTCGGCACGTGAAAAATTAGGTAAGACCGGTTTCGCGCACTTATTCGAACATCTGATGTATGAAGGTTCCGAGAATGTTCCTGACGGAAGATACGATGAAGTAGTAGATGGATCAGGTGGACTGAACAATGGATCAACGAGTAACGACAGGACAAACTATTGGACTTTAATTCCGAAAAATTATTTGGAACCAGTTCTCTGGCTTGAGTCTGACCGGATGGGATTTCTGTTGGGAGCAATTACACAGGATCGACTTGATATTCAGCGTGCAGTTGTGAAAAACGAACGCTGGCAAAATTATGAAAACCAACCTTATGGTATGGCAAATGTAAAACTCATACCAAAACTTTATCCTCCCGATGCACCTTATCATTGGCTTACCATTGGTTCACAAGAAGACTTAGATGCTGCTTCACTCGATGATGTTAAAAATTTCTTTAAGCAATATTATGGACCTAATAATGCAAGTTTATGTATCGGAGGCGACATCGACATAAACGAAACTAAAAAATTAGTAGAAAAATATTTCGGTGATATTCCACCAGTTCCTGTTGTTCCTAAGGCTACTCCCATCGTCCACAATTTAAGTGATGCTAAGAGATTATTGTTAGAAGACAAAGTAGAACTTCCCCGATTATATATTTATTGGTTATCGACTCCCAATTTTGCTGATGACGATGCCGCACTCGATTTACTCGGACAAATTTTAGCGGAGAGTAAAAATGCACGTTTATATAAATCGTTAGTTTACGAAAAGCAAATCGCTCAGGAAGTTTACGCCTTCCAGTATGGTCAGGAATTAAGCGGTTATTTCGGGATTGTTGTAACGGGTAAACCCGATCAAACATTGAAACAGCTCGAAACTGAAGTTACTGCCGAACTTGAAAAAATTATTAGAGAAGGTATTTCCGATAGGGAATTGCAGCGTGTGAAAAACAGCACCCGTGCAAGTTTTATTTATCGCTTGCAGCAAGTTGGCGGCTTCGGCTCAAAAACTGACCAATTGAACAACTATAATGTTTTTTTAGGCGATCCGGGAAACTTCAATTTTGATCTTGAACGTTATCAGAAGGTTACTAAAGAGGATATCAAAAATGTTGCTGCAAAATATTTGCAAAACAAAGGGAGAGTAATTTTAAGTGTCGTTCCAACCGGTAAATTAGAATTTCAGGCAGGAGAATAA
- a CDS encoding multiheme c-type cytochrome: MRNILKLTTLISLMLLLLAGCSKEKDDITEPIDERLVGTNSCVGCHTNYEALKILADPETPPEDGGGCGGATPYFPPYDRVYMGGSGAQNFLNSSHGKKGCVYCHSGVDNIIDKNKAHSNNFISNPSGVENNKCQVCHSSIYRRFQNSLHAEGWGQKKRVSLRAGLTSYDQLTTIAKKEYDKNCGKCHATCSKCHISRPAASGGGLLWGHEIKKTPNIRDNCTACHVSRGGHAYFGEGIGTVPDVHLTKLGNGHCINCHTKNELHGNGVKYEQRYQMALLPKCENCHTGLATSNQYHSKHLNDLSCSVCHSQNYNNCGSCHVGTGARIPAYVGYKIGMNPIPQIKKYKYAVLRQAPGAPDAFENWGIPNLTNFDIEPTYKYATPHSNIKWTSRTRVEAGKACYDNCHIIDGRNKGIYLFRSDLRDWEINANNSVVVDGKLPAGWN, encoded by the coding sequence ATGCGAAATATATTAAAACTTACGACGTTAATTTCACTAATGCTGTTGCTTCTTGCAGGTTGCTCGAAGGAAAAGGATGATATAACTGAACCGATAGACGAACGGCTTGTTGGTACGAATTCTTGCGTTGGATGCCATACAAATTATGAAGCTTTAAAAATTTTAGCTGACCCTGAAACCCCGCCTGAAGATGGTGGTGGTTGTGGAGGTGCGACTCCATACTTTCCGCCATACGACCGAGTGTATATGGGAGGTTCGGGTGCACAAAATTTTTTGAATTCTTCTCACGGTAAAAAGGGTTGTGTGTATTGCCATAGCGGTGTGGATAATATCATCGATAAAAATAAAGCCCATTCAAATAATTTCATAAGTAACCCATCGGGTGTAGAAAATAATAAATGCCAAGTTTGCCATTCTTCCATTTACCGAAGGTTCCAAAATAGTTTACACGCGGAAGGTTGGGGACAAAAAAAACGGGTTAGTTTACGTGCGGGATTAACTTCGTATGATCAATTGACAACAATAGCAAAAAAAGAATACGATAAAAATTGTGGTAAATGCCATGCAACTTGTAGTAAGTGTCATATCTCACGACCTGCTGCTTCTGGCGGTGGTTTGTTATGGGGACATGAAATTAAGAAAACTCCAAATATCCGCGACAACTGCACTGCTTGCCATGTTAGCCGAGGTGGACATGCATATTTTGGTGAAGGTATTGGAACCGTACCCGACGTTCACTTAACTAAACTTGGCAACGGGCACTGCATCAATTGCCATACAAAAAATGAGCTGCACGGCAACGGAGTTAAATACGAACAACGATATCAAATGGCACTGTTACCAAAATGTGAAAACTGTCATACAGGTCTGGCAACTTCGAATCAATATCATTCAAAGCATCTTAATGATTTGAGCTGCTCAGTTTGTCATTCACAAAATTATAACAACTGTGGTAGCTGTCATGTTGGCACAGGCGCCCGCATCCCTGCTTATGTGGGTTATAAAATAGGAATGAATCCGATTCCACAAATTAAAAAATATAAATACGCTGTTCTTCGTCAAGCTCCCGGAGCGCCTGATGCTTTCGAGAATTGGGGAATCCCAAATCTTACAAATTTTGATATTGAGCCTACTTATAAATACGCTACACCACACAGCAATATAAAATGGACTTCTCGTACAAGAGTTGAAGCAGGTAAAGCATGTTATGACAACTGTCATATTATTGATGGAAGGAATAAAGGGATATACCTTTTCAGATCAGACCTTCGAGATTGGGAAATTAATGCTAATAACAGCGTAGTGGTTGACGGTAAATTACCGGCAGGATGGAATTAA